CGCGAGCTTCCTCACCGCCAACGCCTACTTCGGCTGCTGGGGCATCGTGGAGGCGCTCGCGCAGGGCGCGGACGTCGTGATCACGGGCCGCACCACCGACGCGGCCGTCGTCTGCGGCCCGGCCGCGTGGCACCACGGCTGGCAACGCACGGACTGGAACGCCCTCGCCGGCGCCGTCGCCGCCGGCCACGTGATCGAGTGCGGCTGCCAGGCCACGGGCGGCAACTACTCCTTCTTCCGCGAGATCCCGAAGCTCGCGCGCGCGGGGTTCCCGTGGGCCGAGATCGCAGCCGACGGCTCGGCGGTGATCGGCAAGCACGAGGGCACCGACGGCGAGGTCTCGATCGGCACGGTCACCTCGCAGCTCCTCTACGAGATCGGGGGCCCCCGCTACCTCGGGCCCGACGTGACCACGCGCTTCGACACGATCGAGCTCGAGGCGATCGCGCCCGACCGCGTGCGCCTCCACGGCACCCAGGGCGAGCCGCCCCCGCCGACCCTGAAGGTCTGCCTGAACCGCCACGGCGGCTTCCGCAGCGACCTGCGGATGGCGCTCACGGGGCTCGACATCGAGGCCAAGGCGAAGCTCGTCGAGGAGACCTTCTGGGCCGCCTGCCCCTACCGCCCCGAGGACTTCGCGAAGGTGACGACCCGGCTCGTACGCACCGACCAGCCCGACCCGGAGTGCAACGAGCAGGCCGTCGCGATGTGGGTGCTGGGCGTCAAGGACCCCGACGCCAACAAGGTGGGGCGCGCCTTCTCGAACGCGATCATCGAGACCGCGCTGGCCTCGATCCCGGGCTTCTTCGGCCTCTCGGGCGGGCCGAACGAGGGGCGACCCTACGGCGTGTACGAGCCGGCACGGATCGCGGCCGCCGCCGCCCCCCAGGAGGTGGTGACGCTCTGGAACGGCGAGCGGCACAGCGTGTCCTCGGTGATCCCGCCGGCGCCGTCGGCCGTGACGCCCGCGCCGGAGCCCCGCGCCACGGCCCCCGGCGGACCCACCGAGCGCGTGCCGCTCGGCCGGCTCTTCGGCACGCGCTCGGGCGACAAGGGCGGTGACGCCAACCTCGGGATCTTCGCGCGCAGCGACGCGGCCTGGGCGTGGCTCGACGCCTTCCTCGACGTCGAGCGCCTGCGCGCGCTCCTGCCCGAGACGGCGGGCCTCGCGATCGAGCGCCACCGGCTCCCCGCGCTGCGCGCGCTCAACTTCGTGATCCACGGGCTGCTCGAGGAAGGGGTCGCCGCGTCCACGCGCCAGGACCCGCAGGCCAAGGGCCTCGGCGAGTGGCTGCGCGCGCGCCTCGTGGAGATCCCCCGAGCCCTGCTCCCGTGAAGCGGGCGGAGCGCCCGCCCGCGCGCTTCACCGTGGCGGGCGTGCGGACGCCGAAGCCGCGCCTGCGCCCCGAGGCGGAGGCGCGCCTCACGCCGCGGCGGCGCGAGGTGCTCGACCAGCTCGAGGCGCTGGTCGTGGGCGGGGGCTTCGCCGAGCTCACGATGGTGCAGATGGCCGCGCGCGTGAACTGCTCGCTGCGCACCCTCTACGGCATCGCGCCGAGCAAGGACGAGCTGGTGCTCGCCGTGATGGACCGGAGGCTGCGCCGGATCGGCCGGCGCGCGATCGAGGCGATCGGCCGCGGCGACGGCGCCCTCGATTCGCTGCGGCGCTACCTCCGCGCGGTCAACGAGGCGCTGCAGCCGGCCACGATCGCGTTCGCGCGCGAGTTCGAGGGGATCGCCGGGAGTCGGGAGCTGATCGACGCGCACGAGGCCTACATCGTCGCGGTCGCGCGCAAGCTCGTGGAGCGCGCCATCGCCGAGGGCGAGATCGCGCCCGTCGACCCGGCGGCGCTGGCGCACGTGCTCGGC
The sequence above is drawn from the Deltaproteobacteria bacterium genome and encodes:
- a CDS encoding DUF1446 domain-containing protein, translated to MADPIRIANCSGFFGDRLSAAREMVEGGPIDVLTGDWLAELTMLILARTRSKRPGGGYARTFVTQMEQVMGACLERGIKVVSNAGGLDPDGCAEDVARAAQKLGLHPKIAYVRGDDLMPRMPELLAQGALRRFATDEPIGDASFLTANAYFGCWGIVEALAQGADVVITGRTTDAAVVCGPAAWHHGWQRTDWNALAGAVAAGHVIECGCQATGGNYSFFREIPKLARAGFPWAEIAADGSAVIGKHEGTDGEVSIGTVTSQLLYEIGGPRYLGPDVTTRFDTIELEAIAPDRVRLHGTQGEPPPPTLKVCLNRHGGFRSDLRMALTGLDIEAKAKLVEETFWAACPYRPEDFAKVTTRLVRTDQPDPECNEQAVAMWVLGVKDPDANKVGRAFSNAIIETALASIPGFFGLSGGPNEGRPYGVYEPARIAAAAAPQEVVTLWNGERHSVSSVIPPAPSAVTPAPEPRATAPGGPTERVPLGRLFGTRSGDKGGDANLGIFARSDAAWAWLDAFLDVERLRALLPETAGLAIERHRLPALRALNFVIHGLLEEGVAASTRQDPQAKGLGEWLRARLVEIPRALLP
- a CDS encoding TetR/AcrR family transcriptional regulator, whose protein sequence is MKRAERPPARFTVAGVRTPKPRLRPEAEARLTPRRREVLDQLEALVVGGGFAELTMVQMAARVNCSLRTLYGIAPSKDELVLAVMDRRLRRIGRRAIEAIGRGDGALDSLRRYLRAVNEALQPATIAFAREFEGIAGSRELIDAHEAYIVAVARKLVERAIAEGEIAPVDPAALAHVLGGLGREFAQPRVASVLAQPAQESANAVTEIVLRGLPRK